The Pirellulales bacterium genome includes a window with the following:
- a CDS encoding DNA gyrase subunit B: MADETSKTVDAAVARAAAATEKYTAEDLEHLSDLQHVRERFGMYIGDNTTRGLHHLVYEVVDNSVDEAMAAFAHHVRVTINNDGSVAVEDDGRGIPVEMHDQLSQEMGREVSTLEGVMTVLKFGGKFKKGAYQTSGGLHGVGVTVVNFLSEWCEVEVCRDGHVWQQEYERGVPQGPVKRVGATTKTGTKTTFKPDAQIFQTTKFSYDILYRRLQELAFLNRGVRIFLKDEQTGQHDEFHYERGIVEFVEHLNRASESLHPDVIYLSGEQDGVGYEIALQYCGEYTENVHSYVNNISTIEGGTHVSGFRTALTRTLNQYGKKEDLLKDIVPTGDDVREGLTAIISMRVPQPQFEGQTKTKLGNGEVEGIVNSVVGDGLGKYLEENPKIAKIIVSKGILAAEAREAARKAKALLRERKGALSSGGLPGKLRDCTSRDVARCELYLVEGDSAGGSAEGGRLREYQAILPLRGKIINAYKSREDKVLANEEVRSMIAAIGIGIGEEVDLTKRRYNKIVIMTDADVDGSHIRTLLLTFFYRQMLDLVKAGHVYVAQPPLFRVKSKKNVYYVQTEEEMKTQLLDNGLQECEFEPEAASAEQGGRVIKGAEMAKLARTLAAMEEPLVALERRGISLRDHAKRQDPQSGKLPIYHVFLGSENKWFSKREELDQFIVENEEKTGHEPTVDAAPAASPPRPLGEGEGAVPEKSPVVPVAAPGEEKTNGHARSGPRMVIVELHEVRSINAHLGDLTSLGFDIQSLIPQERTGTEESRYRLRRGENVIGMEDLRGLLSAIRSAGEKGLTITRFKGLGEMNAEELRDTTLDPANRTLLQVKMDDISGADTLFRTLMGDHVEPRREFIEKHALEVRNLDV; this comes from the coding sequence ATGGCTGACGAAACTTCTAAAACTGTCGATGCCGCCGTCGCTCGCGCGGCTGCCGCCACCGAAAAATACACCGCCGAAGATTTGGAGCACTTGTCCGATCTGCAGCACGTGCGCGAACGCTTCGGCATGTACATTGGCGACAACACCACCCGCGGCTTGCATCACTTGGTGTACGAAGTGGTCGACAACTCGGTCGACGAGGCCATGGCCGCGTTCGCGCATCATGTGCGCGTCACCATCAACAACGATGGTTCCGTGGCGGTGGAAGATGATGGCCGCGGCATTCCCGTGGAAATGCACGACCAGCTCAGCCAGGAAATGGGACGCGAAGTTTCCACGCTGGAAGGCGTAATGACGGTGCTCAAATTCGGCGGCAAATTCAAAAAGGGGGCCTATCAAACCTCCGGCGGCTTGCACGGCGTGGGCGTCACCGTGGTGAATTTTCTTTCCGAGTGGTGCGAAGTGGAAGTCTGCCGCGATGGCCACGTGTGGCAGCAAGAATACGAACGCGGCGTGCCGCAAGGGCCGGTCAAGCGCGTGGGGGCCACCACCAAAACCGGCACCAAAACCACGTTCAAGCCCGACGCCCAAATTTTTCAAACCACCAAATTCTCGTACGATATTTTATATCGCCGCTTGCAGGAGCTGGCCTTTCTGAATCGCGGCGTGCGAATTTTCCTCAAGGATGAACAAACCGGCCAGCACGACGAATTTCATTACGAGCGCGGCATCGTCGAGTTTGTGGAGCACTTGAATCGCGCCAGCGAGTCGCTGCATCCGGATGTGATATACCTCAGCGGCGAGCAAGACGGCGTGGGCTATGAAATCGCCCTGCAATATTGCGGCGAATATACCGAAAACGTCCATTCGTACGTGAATAACATCAGCACCATCGAAGGGGGCACGCACGTTTCCGGCTTCCGCACGGCCCTGACGCGCACGCTGAATCAATACGGCAAAAAAGAAGATTTACTCAAAGATATCGTCCCCACCGGAGACGACGTGCGCGAAGGGCTCACCGCCATCATTTCCATGCGCGTGCCGCAGCCGCAGTTCGAAGGCCAAACCAAAACCAAGCTCGGAAACGGTGAGGTGGAAGGCATCGTCAACTCCGTCGTCGGCGACGGCTTGGGCAAATACCTGGAAGAAAATCCGAAAATCGCCAAAATCATCGTCAGCAAAGGCATTTTGGCCGCCGAAGCCCGCGAAGCCGCCCGCAAAGCCAAAGCCCTGCTGCGGGAGCGCAAAGGAGCGTTATCCAGCGGCGGGCTGCCCGGCAAGCTCCGTGATTGCACCAGCCGCGATGTGGCCCGCTGCGAGCTATACCTGGTGGAGGGAGATTCCGCCGGCGGCAGCGCGGAAGGCGGCCGCTTGAGGGAATATCAAGCCATTTTGCCGTTGCGGGGCAAAATCATTAACGCTTACAAATCGCGGGAAGATAAAGTCCTGGCCAACGAAGAAGTGCGCAGCATGATCGCCGCCATCGGCATCGGCATTGGCGAGGAAGTCGATCTGACCAAGCGGCGATACAACAAAATTGTGATCATGACCGATGCCGATGTTGATGGTTCCCACATTCGCACGCTGCTGCTCACGTTCTTCTATCGCCAAATGCTCGACCTGGTGAAGGCGGGCCATGTGTACGTGGCCCAGCCGCCGCTGTTCCGCGTCAAAAGTAAAAAGAACGTGTATTACGTGCAGACCGAAGAAGAAATGAAAACGCAGCTCTTGGATAACGGCCTGCAGGAATGTGAGTTCGAGCCGGAAGCGGCTTCCGCCGAGCAAGGGGGCCGGGTCATCAAAGGGGCCGAAATGGCCAAGCTGGCCCGCACGCTGGCCGCCATGGAGGAGCCGCTGGTGGCGCTGGAGCGTCGCGGCATCAGCCTGCGCGATCACGCCAAGCGGCAAGATCCGCAAAGCGGCAAACTGCCTATCTATCACGTCTTTCTCGGCAGCGAAAATAAATGGTTTTCCAAGCGGGAAGAGCTGGACCAGTTCATCGTCGAAAACGAAGAGAAAACCGGCCACGAACCAACCGTCGATGCCGCTCCCGCCGCTTCTCCTCCTCGCCCTTTGGGAGAGGGTGAGGGCGCCGTGCCTGAAAAATCTCCCGTCGTTCCCGTCGCCGCGCCCGGCGAAGAAAAAACCAATGGGCACGCCCGCTCCGGCCCCCGAATGGTCATTGTGGAGCTGCACGAAGTCCGGTCGATCAACGCGCACCTGGGCGATTTAACCAGCCTGGGCTTCGACATTCAATCGCTCATTCCGCAGGAGCGAACCGGCACAGAAGAATCGCGCTACCGGTTGCGGCGGGGCGAAAATGTCATCGGCATGGAAGATCTCCGCGGCCTGTTGTCGGCCATTCGCAGCGCCGGCGAAAAAGGGCTGACGATCACCCGCTTCAAAGGCCTGGGCGAAATGAACGCCGAGGAATTGCGCGACACCACGCTCGATCCAGCCAACCGCACCCTGTTGCAAGTGAAAATGGATGACATTTCCGGCGCCGATACTTTATTCCGCACCCTCATGGGCGACCACGTAGAACCCCGCCGCGAATTTATCGAAAAGCACGCCCTGGAAGTCCGCAATTTGGATGTGTAG
- a CDS encoding DciA family protein — protein MAQPRQIGDVLAQLIARRGYAREQAAAATQAAWQAVAGAQWASVTRAGSVRRGTLEITVSNNLLAQELGFRKDEFIAQLQQQLRGTKITNLRFRVDHVV, from the coding sequence ATGGCCCAGCCGCGACAAATTGGCGATGTGTTGGCGCAATTGATCGCCCGGCGCGGTTATGCCCGCGAGCAAGCGGCGGCGGCCACCCAGGCCGCGTGGCAGGCGGTGGCGGGCGCGCAATGGGCCAGCGTCACCCGGGCCGGTTCCGTGCGGCGCGGAACGCTGGAGATCACCGTCAGCAACAATTTGTTGGCTCAGGAGTTGGGTTTCCGCAAGGACGAGTTCATTGCCCAGCTGCAACAACAATTACGGGGAACAAAAATCACAAATTTGCGATTTCGAGTTGATCATGTAGTTTGA
- a CDS encoding thioredoxin family protein: protein MSVFTPKLFAFCVALALGPPILLVAINYDHWFATKPIDPWLAQGEVLAFETNWCGVCKAMKPVVQELKNAGFDIRTVDADTHQQLSVQYGIHVVPTFVLVRNGQEIRRASGFLSPAALKQLWR from the coding sequence ATGTCTGTCTTTACGCCCAAGCTGTTTGCGTTTTGCGTGGCGCTGGCCCTCGGACCGCCAATTTTGCTGGTGGCCATCAACTACGACCATTGGTTTGCCACCAAGCCAATTGATCCCTGGCTGGCCCAAGGCGAAGTTCTCGCCTTCGAAACCAACTGGTGCGGCGTCTGCAAAGCAATGAAGCCGGTAGTGCAGGAATTAAAAAACGCCGGCTTCGACATTCGCACGGTCGATGCCGACACGCATCAACAACTGTCCGTGCAATACGGGATTCACGTCGTGCCGACTTTTGTGTTAGTCCGCAACGGCCAAGAAATCCGTCGCGCCAGCGGCTTCCTCTCCCCCGCCGCCCTAAAACAACTCTGGCGCTAA